A region of the Gemmatimonadota bacterium genome:
GAGATAAACATTATTCATACTATGAGATAAATATCGCGGATACCCATGGCTCGGGCTACACCACCGGCAGCATCGTGGCGCTGGCCAAGTACGAACCGCCGCCGAAGACCGAAGGCCAGTGGAACACCATGGTCATCACCGCCGACGGACGCGACATCACAGTTACGCTGAACGGGGAAGAAGCCGTCAAGATCCAGGATTCCTCCCATTACAGCGGCGTCGTCGTGCTGCAGGCCTTCGGCCAGGGCAAAATCCGGTTCAAGAACGTCAAGATTCGTTCATTGGATTAGTGAACACCGCGGGGCGGGCCCCTCGTCCGCCCCGTCACATCGATTCGGTACTCGATGAAAACGATTCTTCCAGCCTGCGGCGTCCTCTTACTGCATCTGTTTCTGCATCCGCAACCCGCCCACGCCTGGCCGCAGTCGACGCCGGACACCACCGAAGTTACCGTAGATCACATTCTCCAACCCATTGAAGTCACCGCTACCCGCTACATCCGGGAGATCCTCGACATACCTTATGCCGTGGACCGGGTAGACCGGGACGAAATCCAGCGCGCCGAACCGGGGCTTTCCCTGGAGGAGAGCGTCCGCGGACTTCCGGGCATCATCGTAAACAACCGGAACAACGTTTCCCAGGGCGACCGGATCAGCATCCGCGGCCTGGGCAGCCGGGCGTCCTTCGGCGTGCGCGGGGTGAAGCTGGTGCTGGACGGAATTCCGCTGACCATGGCCGACGGCCAGTCCCAGCTCAACAACCTCGATCTCACCTCGGCGGGGCAGATTGAAGTACTGCGCGGTCCCAGCTCGTCGCTTTACGGCAATGCGGCAGGCGGCGTCATCCAGATCCGCACGGAAGAGGCTCCGGACCGGCCGCTCGAAGTCACGCCCCGATTCATTACCGGTTCTCATGGCCTGCGGCGCCTGCAGGGCAAGGCGGCCGGCACCGCGGGCGGCAACCGGTTTCTCGTCAATTTCAATACGCTCAGATTCGACGGGTTCCGCGACCACGCCTTCGCGCGTTCGACCGGCATCAACTCCGTCGGCAAACGGAGGATCGACGATACCTGGACCGTGACGGCCGTGGCCAATTACTACAATGCCCCCTACCAGTACAACCCAAGCTCTCTCGACAAGGCAACGGCCGAGTCGGACCCCGCCAGCGCGAGGTCTTTCGTCCAGCGGCAGGGTGCGTCCAAGGAGGTCAGACAGTTCCAGGGCGGCCTGTCCCTTCGTTACGAGTCGCCAGGGGCCGAGGGGGAGATCACGGTGTTCGGCATGGGACGCACGCTGTTCAACCCCATACCGGGCCGGATCATCGACCTCGACCGCATGGCCGGGGGAATCCGGGGAGTATACAGCCGCGAGGGCGGGATCGGAAACGGCGGTTACCGGATGACGGCCGGATTAGACCTGGAGATACAGCGTGACGAACGGCACGAATACGGCAATGGCGGCATTCCGGGAGACCTGGTCGGCACGCTGGACGATGCCCGCGTCTTCGATGAGATTTCGCGCGGCGACAAACGGCTGGACCAGGAGGAAGGCGTCGATGGCTTCGGCCCCTTCCTGGAGCTGGAATGGTCACCCGTTTCAGATGTTTCCGTCACCGCCGGCGGACGGTACGACCGGTTCCGGTACGAGGCCACGGACCGGTTTCTGAGTGACCGGACCGACGATTCTGGAACGCGGAACATGGCGCAGTTCAGTCCCCACCTGGGCGTGGCTTTCCGGCCTGCCCCGCTCACGGCGGTGTACGGCAATTTCTCCACGGCCTTCCAGACGCCGACTACCACGGAACTGAGCAACCAGCCCACACAGGCCGGCGGTTTCAACCCGGATCTCGAGCCCGAACGAATCCGCGGCTTCGAGGCGGGCATCAAGGGATTCCTGCCCGATGCGGGGCTGGCCTATGACGCGGCCCTCTTCACCTTCGGCATACGCAATATGCTCCTGCCCTACCAGATCGACAATCCGGAGACGGACGAGGTCTTCTTCCGCAATGCGGGCAAAACGCGGAACCGGGGCATCGAACTGAAGCTGAACTGGTCACCCCTGCCCCCGGTCAACATGGCGATGGCCTACACCGGCATGCAGTTCAGGTTCGACGACTTCGAGGTCGAGCGGGAGGTCGATGGAAGCACCTCACGCTTCCAGTTGTCGGACAACGAAGTGCCCGGGGTGCCGCCCCACCACCTGTTCGCCGGATTCACCTACACCCACCCGGGCAATGGCGCGTTCGTGGAATTGAATGCGCAATGGACGTCGGAATACTATGCCAACGACTTCAACGGACCCGCCCCGGGCAGCGGAAAGCCCGTTTCCGACTTCGTCAACGACGGCTACGGCCTCGTTGATGTGCGCGCGGGGATCACCTATAATGGAGAGATGGTCGGCGGCCTCCTTTTCGCCGGAGTCAACAATCTGTTTGATACGCGTTACAATGGTTCCATTGTCCCCAATGCTTTCGGCGACCGCTTCTTCGAGCCGGCCGCGGGCCGGACGTGGTACGTGGGTTTCGGCCTTCCCATCGGTGCGGGTTCGAGATGACATCCCGCCAGCCCGGATGAGCCGTTCCCAATGAAGACACAGGAGTCGCACACAGGAGTCGCACGCAGGAGTCGCACGCAGGAGTCGCACGCAGGAGTCGCACGCAGGAGTCGCACACAGGAGTCGCACATGAACAGGTTTATGCGCGTTCTTGGCCAAATCGCATTCGTGATCGTTCTCGATGCCATCGTGATCGGCGTGATCTACTACGAAGCGGAACGAGCGAAAGTCGCATTGGCCAATGCCCAGGCCGAGGCGGCCAAGCCCGTGGCCATGTTCGATCCCCGAACCGGACTGGAACTGAATCACCGGACCCGGCTGATCATGGGCGACGGCTACCCCGTCGTGGAAAGGGAATGCGCGCAGTGCCATCCGACCCAGATCATCCGATCGTACCGGGCGAACCGCGCGGAGTGGCTGGACGCCATACGGTGGATGCAGGCGGAGAAGGGCCTGAAGACATTTGACAGCAGGACCGAAGATACCATACTGACTTATCTCGAAAACTACTACGGCAGGTAACGCTGCTGATGGCCCACCTGGTCGAATCAGAAATCGATGCCATCGCGTACGCCTATGATCGGGGTTGGTCGGATGGACTGCCCGTCGTCCCGCCCACCCGCGATCGCATCGACCGGATGCTGGCCGCGTGCGGACTCGAGCCCGGCCGGGTAATCGGGCGGGTGCCCGAACGGAAGCTTACCATCACCGCGGAACGGGTCGCGGCCAACGCGGTGATGGCCGGGTGCACCAACGCGCTTTTTCCCGTGGTCCTGGCCGCGGTGGAAGCCGTCCTGGATCCGGCATACAACATCGTCGGCCCCTCGGCCAGCACGGGGGGCGCCGCGCCCCTGGTCATCGTTCACGGTCCCGTCGTCGCGGAACTGGGTTTCAATGCGGAGACGGCGGTGCTCGGCGCGGGCAACCGTTCCAATCTGACACTGGGCAGGGCCCTGAACCTGGTGATACGAAACGGTATCGGCAGCGTGCCCGGTGATCTGGACCGGGCGACGGTAGCCCATGCCGGGCGCATCGCGTATTGCCTGCCGGAAGCGAGTTGCGCCGGCTGGCTGACCCTGGGCGAAGAACGGGGTGTTCCCGCGGACCGCAGTGCCGTAACGGTATTTGCCGCCGAAGCCCCCCATTCCGTGGCCGACCACGTGAACGATGA
Encoded here:
- a CDS encoding DUF1080 domain-containing protein; this translates as DKHYSYYEINIADTHGSGYTTGSIVALAKYEPPPKTEGQWNTMVITADGRDITVTLNGEEAVKIQDSSHYSGVVVLQAFGQGKIRFKNVKIRSLD
- a CDS encoding TonB-dependent receptor, whose protein sequence is MKTILPACGVLLLHLFLHPQPAHAWPQSTPDTTEVTVDHILQPIEVTATRYIREILDIPYAVDRVDRDEIQRAEPGLSLEESVRGLPGIIVNNRNNVSQGDRISIRGLGSRASFGVRGVKLVLDGIPLTMADGQSQLNNLDLTSAGQIEVLRGPSSSLYGNAAGGVIQIRTEEAPDRPLEVTPRFITGSHGLRRLQGKAAGTAGGNRFLVNFNTLRFDGFRDHAFARSTGINSVGKRRIDDTWTVTAVANYYNAPYQYNPSSLDKATAESDPASARSFVQRQGASKEVRQFQGGLSLRYESPGAEGEITVFGMGRTLFNPIPGRIIDLDRMAGGIRGVYSREGGIGNGGYRMTAGLDLEIQRDERHEYGNGGIPGDLVGTLDDARVFDEISRGDKRLDQEEGVDGFGPFLELEWSPVSDVSVTAGGRYDRFRYEATDRFLSDRTDDSGTRNMAQFSPHLGVAFRPAPLTAVYGNFSTAFQTPTTTELSNQPTQAGGFNPDLEPERIRGFEAGIKGFLPDAGLAYDAALFTFGIRNMLLPYQIDNPETDEVFFRNAGKTRNRGIELKLNWSPLPPVNMAMAYTGMQFRFDDFEVEREVDGSTSRFQLSDNEVPGVPPHHLFAGFTYTHPGNGAFVELNAQWTSEYYANDFNGPAPGSGKPVSDFVNDGYGLVDVRAGITYNGEMVGGLLFAGVNNLFDTRYNGSIVPNAFGDRFFEPAAGRTWYVGFGLPIGAGSR